In a genomic window of Nesterenkonia halotolerans:
- a CDS encoding GNAT family N-acetyltransferase, whose protein sequence is MSTPKPTVRLRFREMAESDLEEISSLLGDPVVMRYYPAPKTREEASRWISWNQDNYAIYGFGLWIIETKAGDFVGDCGLTWQQVNGVPRLEVGYHVRSELQGRGYATEAAGACLEFARTSTDADALVAILHPENRASERVAEKLGMTRVGDDRGGSFPRRVLSVSIH, encoded by the coding sequence ATGTCGACGCCCAAACCCACTGTGCGACTTCGATTTCGAGAGATGGCCGAATCCGATCTTGAGGAGATCTCTTCTCTCCTCGGGGACCCCGTCGTCATGCGCTACTACCCCGCGCCCAAGACTCGCGAGGAAGCGTCACGCTGGATCTCATGGAACCAAGACAACTACGCTATCTACGGTTTCGGACTGTGGATCATCGAGACGAAAGCCGGAGACTTCGTCGGTGACTGCGGCCTGACCTGGCAGCAGGTCAACGGGGTGCCTCGGCTCGAAGTGGGATATCACGTCCGATCAGAGCTGCAGGGCCGCGGATACGCCACGGAGGCGGCCGGAGCGTGCCTGGAATTCGCGCGGACCTCTACAGACGCCGACGCGCTCGTTGCGATTCTGCACCCAGAGAATCGCGCCTCCGAGCGAGTGGCGGAGAAGCTCGGTATGACTCGTGTCGGCGACGACCGAGGCGGCAGCTTCCCGCGACGCGTGCTCAGTGTTTCGATTCACTGA
- a CDS encoding C40 family peptidase, with protein MTSVPRRDRRRQAKPSLAQAVAVNAGTMGRSAVAAMAASGLVITSGAAANASTTVETPEITTLEVAATGLSVERASNTSSVEVTSSREVDLSFDRPVVTSTPAPEPEPEPEPAPEPETVVEQAAEVVPASPQAEPDAPAEPEAPAQPAEQQTPAEPAEQEAPSEPVQQEQTQEAPQQQTQQADNGQRQQAERSESGGQSQGNTQVASSEPAQSEAPASNGGNGSIVGAAYAGLGNPYSFGGTSPSGWDCSGFINWAYAQAGVDVPRSTYAMMSSMRQVSSPSPGDIVIQNGGSHAAIYVGNGQLIGANNPRVGTVQYSLDSPYWSNTMYLSAN; from the coding sequence ATGACTTCCGTTCCACGCCGCGACCGGCGCCGCCAGGCCAAGCCTTCACTGGCTCAGGCCGTGGCAGTCAATGCCGGCACCATGGGACGAAGCGCCGTAGCCGCGATGGCAGCTTCGGGCCTGGTGATCACCTCTGGAGCCGCCGCCAACGCATCCACCACCGTCGAGACCCCCGAGATCACCACCCTCGAGGTCGCAGCAACTGGTCTCAGCGTGGAGCGCGCCAGCAACACCTCCTCCGTGGAGGTCACGTCATCGCGTGAGGTTGACCTCTCCTTCGACCGTCCCGTCGTCACCTCCACTCCCGCGCCGGAGCCCGAGCCGGAACCGGAGCCAGCCCCAGAACCTGAGACGGTCGTCGAGCAGGCCGCAGAAGTCGTGCCCGCCTCCCCGCAGGCCGAGCCGGACGCTCCCGCCGAGCCCGAAGCACCTGCTCAGCCCGCAGAGCAGCAGACGCCCGCTGAGCCGGCAGAGCAGGAGGCACCCTCCGAACCTGTCCAGCAGGAGCAGACTCAGGAAGCACCGCAGCAGCAGACACAGCAGGCCGACAACGGTCAGCGGCAGCAGGCTGAACGGTCTGAGAGCGGCGGGCAGTCGCAGGGGAACACCCAGGTCGCCTCCTCCGAGCCAGCACAGAGCGAGGCGCCAGCCTCCAACGGAGGCAACGGCTCGATCGTCGGGGCGGCGTATGCAGGCCTCGGCAATCCCTACTCCTTCGGTGGGACCAGCCCCAGCGGCTGGGACTGCTCCGGATTCATCAACTGGGCCTACGCCCAGGCCGGAGTGGACGTGCCCCGCAGCACCTACGCCATGATGAGCTCCATGCGGCAGGTCTCCTCCCCCTCACCGGGCGACATCGTCATCCAGAACGGTGGCAGCCACGCCGCCATCTACGTGGGCAATGGTCAGCTCATCGGCGCGAACAACCCCCGCGTGGGCACGGTGCAGTACTCCCTGGACTCCCCGTACTGGTCCAACACCATGTACCTCAGCGCGAACTGA
- a CDS encoding CinA family protein has translation MSTVESIEAEASDVASAVGAILAERGLTVAVAESLTGGKLANQLAAAGGSGDWFVGGVVAYQSDAKHRVLGVPEGPVISEEAVVGMVEGVTSMFGADSGVAASGAAGPDGQEGQPPGTTWMAASVFGVVQTALHHFSGEPLEVLAQTQLRSLQLLRALLAKQSPEAPQGQ, from the coding sequence ATGAGCACCGTCGAGAGTATCGAGGCAGAAGCCTCCGACGTCGCTTCAGCTGTAGGGGCGATCCTCGCGGAGCGAGGCTTGACCGTGGCTGTGGCCGAATCTTTGACCGGCGGGAAGCTTGCGAATCAACTCGCTGCGGCCGGGGGGTCCGGTGACTGGTTCGTCGGAGGAGTGGTGGCCTATCAGTCGGACGCCAAGCATCGAGTCCTGGGTGTGCCTGAAGGCCCGGTGATATCCGAGGAGGCTGTGGTCGGCATGGTCGAGGGGGTCACGTCCATGTTCGGGGCGGATTCAGGAGTAGCTGCCAGTGGTGCCGCAGGCCCTGACGGGCAGGAGGGGCAGCCCCCGGGAACGACGTGGATGGCTGCAAGCGTATTCGGCGTCGTCCAGACGGCGCTTCACCACTTCTCGGGTGAGCCGCTGGAGGTGCTGGCCCAGACCCAGCTGCGTTCCCTGCAATTGCTGCGAGCCCTCCTGGCCAAGCAATCTCCTGAGGCGCCCCAGGGGCAATGA
- a CDS encoding aldo/keto reductase, producing the protein MTYRTLGRSGAIVSTQALGTMTFGAEADEATSHALIDTYVAAGGNFIDTADVYSEGTSEEIIGRWLGSHPTEARQIVLATKGRFPMGQGPNDLGTSRRHLRDALDASLRRLGLDHIDLYQLHAWDAISPLDETLRFLDDAVTAGKIGYYGFSNFTGWQLTKAVHIAERHGWSLPVTLQPQYNLLVRGIEQEIVPAALDAGLGLLPWSPLGGGWLSGKYRRDEAPTGSTRLGENPKRGMEAWEKRNSDERTWRVIDAVSAVAEEHGASHSQVSLAWLKAQPTVTSVILGARTIEQLQDNMGADSLDLSTEQLDRLTAASEPETEDYPYGAAGVQQRHRKMSGGR; encoded by the coding sequence CTGACTTATCGAACACTGGGCCGAAGCGGCGCCATCGTCTCTACCCAGGCGCTGGGCACGATGACCTTCGGAGCGGAGGCCGACGAGGCGACTTCGCATGCGCTCATCGACACCTACGTCGCAGCCGGCGGCAATTTCATCGACACGGCCGATGTCTACAGCGAAGGCACGAGCGAGGAGATCATCGGCCGGTGGCTCGGCTCTCATCCGACCGAGGCGCGGCAGATCGTCCTCGCCACGAAGGGGCGGTTCCCGATGGGCCAGGGTCCCAACGATCTCGGGACCTCGCGCCGGCACCTGCGTGATGCGCTCGATGCGTCGCTGCGCCGCCTCGGCCTGGACCACATCGACCTGTACCAGCTGCATGCCTGGGACGCGATCAGCCCACTGGATGAGACCTTGCGCTTCCTCGATGATGCGGTCACGGCAGGAAAGATCGGATACTACGGCTTCTCCAACTTCACCGGGTGGCAGCTCACCAAGGCCGTCCATATCGCGGAGCGGCACGGCTGGTCGCTCCCGGTGACCCTGCAGCCGCAGTACAACCTCCTCGTCCGTGGAATCGAACAGGAGATCGTCCCCGCAGCCCTCGACGCCGGACTGGGCCTGCTGCCGTGGTCACCCCTGGGAGGCGGCTGGCTGAGCGGAAAATACCGCCGAGATGAGGCGCCCACCGGTTCGACGCGCCTCGGAGAGAACCCGAAGCGCGGCATGGAAGCCTGGGAGAAGCGCAACTCCGACGAACGGACATGGCGCGTCATCGACGCGGTCTCCGCCGTCGCCGAAGAGCATGGTGCGTCTCATTCGCAGGTGTCGCTGGCGTGGCTCAAGGCCCAGCCGACGGTCACCTCCGTGATCCTTGGAGCCCGCACGATCGAGCAGCTCCAGGACAACATGGGGGCGGACTCACTCGACCTGAGCACCGAGCAGCTGGATCGGCTGACTGCCGCCAGTGAGCCCGAGACTGAGGACTACCCCTACGGTGCCGCCGGTGTTCAGCAGCGCCACCGCAAGATGAGCGGCGGACGCTGA
- a CDS encoding DUF1540 domain-containing protein: protein MSTQVSECSVARCSFNDHSHCNAAAITVGGEEDHATCATFIDIGIDGGLPKVLAGVGACQRSECVHNDHLMCNAPEVRVGPGADNADCLTYTHA from the coding sequence ATGAGCACACAAGTTTCGGAATGCAGCGTCGCACGCTGCTCCTTCAACGACCATTCCCACTGCAACGCGGCCGCCATCACGGTCGGTGGGGAAGAAGACCATGCAACCTGTGCCACCTTCATCGACATCGGCATCGACGGTGGACTGCCAAAGGTGCTCGCAGGGGTCGGGGCCTGCCAGCGCAGTGAGTGCGTCCACAACGATCACCTGATGTGCAATGCGCCCGAAGTCCGTGTCGGTCCGGGAGCCGACAATGCAGACTGCCTGACCTACACCCACGCGTGA
- a CDS encoding DUF2243 domain-containing protein — protein MSRHSKAQFDRRVLLSGVLFGSGIAASMIDLFIFHLALQWHHFYDLSTTEVALTADGFFHAFGWFITVWGLFLLADLRRRTAIPWKRWAGAVITGVGFFQLLDGVVSHKVLGIHQIRYGVDLLLYDVVWIGSAVVLLLIGLLMLRRTRHHPATT, from the coding sequence GTGAGCAGACATTCCAAGGCCCAGTTCGACCGGCGTGTGCTGCTCTCCGGTGTGCTCTTCGGCTCAGGGATCGCAGCCTCGATGATCGATCTGTTCATCTTCCATCTGGCTCTGCAGTGGCACCACTTCTATGACCTCTCCACCACTGAAGTGGCCCTGACCGCCGACGGCTTCTTCCACGCCTTCGGCTGGTTCATCACCGTCTGGGGCCTCTTCCTGCTGGCGGATCTGCGCCGCCGCACCGCGATTCCCTGGAAGCGCTGGGCCGGTGCCGTCATCACCGGGGTGGGGTTCTTCCAGCTTCTGGACGGCGTGGTCAGCCATAAGGTGCTCGGCATCCACCAGATCCGTTACGGCGTGGACCTGCTGCTCTACGACGTGGTCTGGATCGGCAGCGCCGTGGTGCTGCTGCTGATCGGACTGCTCATGCTGCGCCGCACTCGTCATCACCCCGCCACGACCTGA
- a CDS encoding cytochrome c oxidase assembly protein yields MDQHDGGHSANPAMAGMDWEVLDVVVVLLLGVGALVYALGLWAARGRSPWPLRRTLFWYVGIGCVAAGLLGPVAQAAHTSFTAHMLGHLLLGMIAPLLMVLGAPITLAMRALPAVAARRLSRLLRSAWIRGLTHPVIAATLNAGGLWLLYTTELFHMMHASAAVYALVHLHLFAAGYLLTASLIGPDPDPHRASMPVRSAVLVLFIAAHSILAKWLFAHPPQGVEPADGRAGAQLMYYGGDVVDVTLIVLLFAGWYAATRPRTSRSRGSARADDHETRGARA; encoded by the coding sequence ATGGATCAGCACGACGGCGGCCACAGCGCGAACCCTGCCATGGCCGGTATGGACTGGGAAGTGCTCGACGTCGTCGTCGTGCTGCTGCTCGGTGTCGGTGCTCTGGTCTATGCCCTGGGTCTCTGGGCTGCCCGGGGCCGCAGTCCTTGGCCGCTCCGACGCACCCTCTTCTGGTATGTCGGAATCGGGTGCGTCGCTGCTGGGCTCCTGGGGCCGGTCGCCCAGGCGGCTCACACCAGCTTCACCGCGCACATGCTCGGTCACCTCCTGCTGGGGATGATCGCACCGCTGCTGATGGTGCTCGGCGCGCCGATCACGCTGGCGATGCGCGCCCTGCCCGCCGTCGCGGCCAGGAGGCTGAGCCGGCTCCTGCGCAGTGCCTGGATCAGGGGGCTCACTCACCCGGTGATTGCAGCGACACTGAATGCGGGTGGCCTCTGGCTGCTCTACACCACCGAGCTGTTCCACATGATGCATGCCTCCGCAGCGGTCTACGCCCTGGTGCACCTGCATCTCTTCGCCGCGGGCTACCTCCTCACCGCCTCGCTGATCGGGCCCGATCCTGATCCGCACCGTGCTTCGATGCCAGTGCGCTCCGCGGTGCTGGTGCTTTTCATCGCCGCGCATTCGATTCTGGCGAAGTGGCTTTTTGCCCATCCCCCGCAGGGGGTGGAGCCCGCTGACGGGCGTGCAGGGGCGCAGCTGATGTACTACGGCGGAGACGTTGTCGACGTCACGCTGATAGTTTTGCTGTTCGCTGGCTGGTATGCGGCCACACGCCCGCGGACATCGCGATCCCGCGGGTCAGCCCGTGCTGATGATCATGAGACGAGAGGGGCCCGAGCGTGA
- a CDS encoding class I SAM-dependent methyltransferase, with product MTEASPKDFWENRYAGSDRVWSGRVNPTMSSLVTGLSAGRALDLGCGEGGDVLWLAHRGWKAIGVDISETAVARAQSHAEAEDFEEGSAEFFVGTLPEEMPAGPFDLITASFLQSPVALDRLEILSAAAERVSIGGCLLVISHASAPPWSQHQHGPDEMPTLEGDLEALHPRVAWEVEVGELRERPAVGPDGQEATLEDLVILARRLE from the coding sequence GTGACCGAGGCAAGCCCGAAGGACTTCTGGGAGAACCGCTATGCCGGCTCGGACCGAGTGTGGTCCGGCCGGGTCAATCCGACGATGAGCTCGCTGGTGACAGGTCTGTCGGCAGGCCGCGCGCTCGATCTGGGCTGCGGGGAGGGCGGCGATGTGTTGTGGCTGGCCCACCGCGGCTGGAAGGCCATCGGCGTCGACATCTCCGAGACCGCTGTCGCCCGGGCACAGTCCCACGCTGAGGCAGAGGACTTCGAGGAGGGCAGCGCCGAGTTCTTCGTCGGCACGCTGCCAGAGGAAATGCCCGCCGGCCCGTTCGACCTGATCACGGCTTCCTTCCTGCAGTCTCCCGTAGCGCTGGACCGACTCGAGATCCTCAGCGCAGCCGCCGAGCGCGTGTCGATCGGGGGCTGCCTGCTGGTGATCTCCCACGCGAGCGCCCCGCCGTGGTCCCAGCACCAGCACGGGCCCGATGAGATGCCCACCCTCGAAGGGGACCTGGAGGCGCTGCATCCACGTGTGGCCTGGGAGGTCGAGGTCGGTGAGCTGCGGGAGCGGCCCGCGGTGGGACCTGATGGTCAGGAGGCCACCCTGGAAGACCTGGTGATCCTTGCCAGGAGGTTGGAGTGA
- a CDS encoding SdpI family protein translates to MAAVIILGVTLSAAGLLTSWLGFTCRDGKLPMNALVGIRIPSTMVDAETWTRSHQAAWRWIVTAGAGPVISGVALLVLGQDGIVWVMAGTVWLLVFIITASVVASHAARSMSSDA, encoded by the coding sequence ATGGCTGCGGTGATCATCCTTGGAGTCACCCTGAGCGCGGCCGGGCTGCTCACCAGCTGGCTCGGATTCACCTGTCGGGATGGGAAGCTTCCGATGAACGCGCTCGTCGGGATCCGGATCCCTTCCACCATGGTCGACGCTGAGACCTGGACACGGTCGCATCAGGCCGCGTGGCGCTGGATCGTCACTGCTGGTGCAGGACCGGTGATCTCTGGGGTCGCACTTCTGGTCCTCGGCCAGGACGGCATCGTCTGGGTCATGGCGGGCACGGTGTGGCTGCTGGTGTTCATCATCACGGCCTCAGTGGTGGCCTCACACGCGGCGCGGTCGATGTCTTCAGACGCCTGA
- the map gene encoding type I methionyl aminopeptidase, producing MIEILNATALGRAQTTGTLVADILQTMKRRATVGTNLLEIDQWTKEMILEVRATSCYVGYEPSFGRGPFGHYICTSVNDGVLHGRPHDYALGDGDLLTLDLAVSLNGVVADSAISFLVGESAQPESLAMIDATERALAAGIAAAVPGARIGDLSHAIGAVLSEAGYPINTQFGGHGLGSTMHQDPHIANTGRPGRGYKLQPGLLLALEPWVMADTDELVTAEDGWTLKSATGCRTAHSEHTIAITEEGADILTLPTRSSDGSGV from the coding sequence ATGATCGAAATCCTGAACGCCACCGCCCTGGGTCGGGCGCAGACCACCGGAACATTGGTCGCTGACATCCTGCAGACCATGAAGCGCCGTGCCACGGTGGGGACCAACCTGCTGGAGATCGATCAGTGGACCAAAGAGATGATCCTCGAAGTGAGAGCCACCTCCTGCTACGTGGGTTACGAACCCTCCTTCGGCCGCGGACCGTTCGGCCACTACATCTGCACCTCCGTCAACGATGGCGTGCTCCATGGCCGGCCCCACGACTACGCCCTCGGCGACGGCGACCTGCTCACCCTCGATCTCGCGGTCTCGCTGAACGGGGTCGTGGCGGATTCGGCGATCAGCTTCCTGGTGGGGGAGTCCGCGCAGCCGGAGAGTCTCGCGATGATCGACGCGACCGAACGCGCCTTGGCAGCGGGGATCGCCGCTGCGGTGCCGGGAGCCAGGATCGGGGACCTCTCGCACGCGATCGGCGCCGTGCTCAGCGAAGCCGGTTACCCGATCAACACTCAGTTCGGCGGCCACGGTCTCGGCTCCACGATGCACCAGGACCCTCACATCGCAAACACCGGACGTCCGGGCCGTGGCTACAAGCTCCAGCCCGGGCTGCTGCTCGCGCTGGAACCGTGGGTCATGGCCGACACCGATGAACTCGTCACGGCGGAGGACGGTTGGACGCTCAAGAGCGCAACGGGCTGCCGGACCGCGCACAGCGAGCACACCATCGCCATCACCGAGGAGGGCGCCGATATCCTCACCCTGCCCACGCGCTCCAGCGACGGTTCAGGCGTCTGA
- a CDS encoding helix-turn-helix domain-containing protein — protein sequence MVRLPLSPAEVERGERLGALLRRARGERSMLATALEARVSPETLRKIESGRVATPAFPTIAAIAQVLDLSLDTVWAEMSAPERDGPMRETDHEAPERLAS from the coding sequence ATGGTCAGATTGCCGCTCAGCCCTGCAGAAGTGGAACGCGGAGAACGGCTCGGTGCGCTGCTGCGCCGAGCCCGTGGCGAGCGTTCCATGCTCGCCACTGCCCTCGAGGCGCGCGTGTCTCCGGAGACCCTGCGGAAGATTGAATCAGGCCGAGTCGCGACGCCAGCTTTCCCGACCATCGCCGCCATCGCCCAGGTGCTGGATCTCTCGCTGGACACAGTGTGGGCGGAGATGAGTGCACCGGAACGCGATGGGCCGATGCGAGAGACAGATCACGAAGCCCCGGAGCGGCTGGCGTCCTAG